AGAGGATGATTCTTGGTCAGCATCGAGAATTGGCTGCTCGTGTGCAAAGTGCCCCGGCGGAAGCTCCTCGGCACTTTCTCACCGACGTTTAAATCGACGCCATGTCTAGGCGCGGCGGCGTGGTCGATTCAGGCGCGTGCTCTCGGAGCGAAACAAATTGGCCCGCGTCCGGGCTGAAGCCGAATACTTCACCCGTTTCTAGCTTGTACACCCAACCGTAAATTTGCAAATCGCCCCGTGCCATGCGCACGGCCACCGCGGGATGGGTGCGCAAGTTCTCCAATTGGCACAGCACATTTTCCTGAACGGCGACGTTCAATTTCGCATCTTCTGGCAATTCGGTGTAATTTTCCTGAACAATCCGCCGGGCGCTTTCCGCGTTGGCCAGCCAGCCGCGGACGCTTGGCATGCGCGATAAACCGTCCAGGTTCAGCAACCCTTGAACTGCACCGCAACGAGAATGGCCGCAGACAATAATGAATTCCACCTTCAACTGGGTGGCCGCATATTCAATGGCCGCGGCTGCCGCGCCGTCGGCGGTATGCGGCGTAAACGGCGGAACAATGTTGCCGATGTTTCGCAAAATGAACAATTCCCCCGGCTTCGTCTGTGTGATTAAATTGGGGTTCACCCGCGAATCCGCGCAGGTAATGAACAGGCCTGGCGGACTCTGGGTTTCCGCCAGACGCTCGAAAAACTTGCGTTGATTGGCAAACACGTTGTTTTGAAACTGATGGACGCCGGCCACCAGCCGATGCAATTCCATAGCGAATACCTCAGCGGGAAGATTTCTGAAAGGATGATTTTCAAATCGGTCAGGCTGATTCCGGCCAAAGCGCCGTCCACGGTGTGCAAAATCATGAACGAACGAGCACGGCAATTTATTATCGCTGAAATTTAGATTAAAGCGAAGAGGCCTTTACGAATGGTAGTGGGCCAATTTGAACATAGCCCGACTGTGTCAGTCGGGAAAAGCGGCTGTCGGAATTTCAAATTGTCCCACCACCTTACGAATCTCTCCATGAGCGGCGGCTCACACTATACGATTCCCGCTTCTGCTATGATGGGCGAAATGTTCATGATTTGTTCTATGTGCATACACCGGTCAGCACCTATCATCTCATACTACGGCTCACAGGCCGTTCAAACCGCTGGCCATTCTGGCGCCGGCAAAAGATAAAGATGCAATTCATGCCTCATGATAAACAACAAACGTCTCAAACTTGGCCGCAATCGCTGGCGATTGCCGGCGCTTGGGGGTACATCGGTCGTAAGTTTCTCGAAGCGTCACAACAGCTTGGCCTCCAGCCCAGCGTTTTCGATCCAGGACCCGCTCCCGCCGACATACCCACCGATCAATACCGCCGAATCATTGAAGAAGAAGCATTCTATCGTCAGCCCGCTGATTTATTTCATCTGGCTTTGCCCCCCGACGCGCGGCAGCGAGGATTGGATATTTTGCTTAGGCGGAGCCGCAGCGGACCCCTGGCCATCTTGAACGAAAAGCCAATGGTCGCGCCGGAGCATCCCCAACATGGTCGGCAGCTCATCAAGGCTGTCGACCACAGCGGGGCCCTGATGTTGTTCGATTTTCTGGAGTTGTACAGTCCGTTGACGGAAATAGTTCTCGGTCATTTATCAAAATTTCGCGAAGTGACCATCCATTCGTTCGATATGCTGCGCTCCAAAGATCGGGAAGATATTGCCAACTTGCGCAACTACAAACGCATGACGCCGATTCAATTCCAGGAATCGGTACATTGCCTCGCGTGGATTTTATTTTTCCTTGCTCGGTTGCGCGGCGGCCTGGCGGCAGCCCTGGACGGCGGTCTTAAAATCACCGCCGAATCGGAACCATACTCCCCGCCAAATCCGCAAGATTATCCCTACGTGGTTGATGGCCGATGTGTGTGGCAACTGCAGTGTGGTGAAACTTCTGTGACGGCGCGCACCGATTTCAAACGCCACGCCCCCTGGACCAAACGGCGTGTCGCGCGAGGTATCGCCGATGGTCAACCATTCGAAATCGAAGCGGAATATCTGGAGGGAAAAAAGCGGCTGCTGATCAATGGCGTCGACCAGCAGGTCGATCCGCGAGCCAATTCTTACGCGCAAGTGATCAGCACTTTCGCGCGTTGGCGCGGGAAATTAAGTCGCGAAGAACTGCTCGCCGGCGTGTACCCCAACCCGCGCTTTGCACAGGTTACGTATCAGTTATCAAGCGCTCTATGGCGCGCCGGGTTCGATCGGCGGCCCCTCCAATTCAAGAGTCTTCAATCGCTGTTGGATTTTGACGCCGGTTTCGCCGCCGCGGTGCCCTGGCTGGGACGATATGGATGAGAAGAAGTCGATAGCTCCAGCGACAGCCTAACCCTTTTTGTGACACTTTTTTTCTGTCACACGATCCGCGCCCCGTCGTCCGATTGGCATAACAGGACGCCGGCATGCGGCGCTAATTCTGGAATCGTCTCCTTGTATTTACGCTCCACGTGCCTCGCGATATCTTCGGCCGTCGTACGGTCGACCAACGCCACGCAGCATCCGCGAAAGCCTGCTCCGCTGAACCGTGCGCCGTATACCCCCGGAGTGGAAATCAGGAGTTCGTAGAGTGTAACCAGCGGCGGCGCGCCACACTCGTAATTGTGGATGGAGCTGGCGCACGATTGCGTCATCAATCGGCCGAATTCCACCAAGTTGCCGGCCTGCCAGGCCTTGATGCCCTGTGCCACCCGAGCAATTTCGGTGAAAAAATGCTCCGCTCGTCGGCTTTCTGCACCGCTCAAGTGGTGTTTGTGCTGGGCATATTCCTCGGGCGAAATATTCCCCAATTGAGGCGGCATTCTAGGGCGCCCTAAAGCTTCTAGGAGTATCCGGGCCGCCGCAGCGCACTCGTCAACTCGGCGATTGTAGTCCGTAGTTACAAGCGATTTGGTCAATCCGGAGAATGCCAGCAAAATGGCAAAGGGCGCCATATTCTTTGCCGATGCCAATAATTCGTGTTGCTGGGTGCGGCAGTCGATACACGTTAGTTTTCCGCGGCGCGAAAGTAAAATCGCCGCCTGATCGAGAATCCCGTTCCGCAGACCGAGATACTCGTTCTCAATTTTTTGATCCAGTAAAATATTGTCGTGCCGAGAAACACCCAGGCCGTTCACTGCTTCGAGCGCCATCAGGCAAGCCACGCCAAACGCGGCGGAAGAACTTAATCCCCCTTCCGAAAGCGAGCCGGCCGTAACACCCACGATCCCCTTTCGCAATGCATGCTTCTCAGAAAGGGCCTTCACAGCACCTCGCACATAATTGCCCCAGTCGCCCGGCTGTTTGCCCGGCACACGGTCAAGCGGAAATCGTACTTCGCCGGGAAACGACAAGCTGGTCATTCGGATTTCATGATTTTGTGATGGGGCAAAGGCTAGATTTACCGCCCGGTCGATGGTCATTGCCGTCACCCGCCCCAGCTGGTGATCGACGTGGGCTCCCAAGGGACAAATGCGATACGGTGCGACCACCACGCGCACGTCAGCGGGAGCCAGGCCATACTGGGACACGACCTGTTTTCGAACGGCTTCCATAGTCGGCGTTTCGAACACGATTGCAGCTCCACGATCTCGCCAGCCCGAACCCCCGGCCGCGACTTTTCCCAATTTTTTATTTCGTGGGGTGCTTGCCAAAACCCCTCATCTGGCGTTAGCATTTCCCACTCACGGATGACCAAGTTTACAAATTGAGTCTATCCATTCTAACGGGGTGTCACGATGAAAAGGAGATTCTGTGTAGGTTCTTTGTTGTGTTTAGTTTTGACTTTTCCAGTCATTTTGCGTGGAGCCGACGATCAGTCGAATAAAGCGACTGACGCGAAGCAGACGGCTAATGCGCCGGCCACTGCGACCGCGGCTCCTGCTGCCGCTGCTGCGACAGATTCCACTTCCGCCACCGACGACGCGAAAGCCAAAGGTCGTTTGCCCAGCGGGTGGGGAAAGCTTGGGATCACCGATGCGCAAAAGCAATCCATCTACAAGGTTGAAGCTTCGTATGAGACGAAGATCGAATCGCTGCGCAAGCAGTTGTCCGATCTGGAAACCCAGCGCGATGCCGACATCCGCAACTTGCTGACCGACGCGCAACACAAGCAACTTGATGATGCGGCCAGCGCCAAATCCGCTAAAAAGGCCGCTGCCGCGGACGCCAAGAATAATGCGGCTGCCGCCAATGCCAATAAAACTTCGATGAACGATGCCAAATAGCGGCGCTCTGGGCGTTTTTGAAGGGTTGTCAGGAGTTGCTGCATTTTAGCTGTGATTGGATGGGTCAGGCCAACAGGCAGGACTTATTTTCGGGTCGTTGCCTCTTTTGAAAATTGGAGCGGTCCCGGCGCGTCGGGATCCCCAGACGCCCGCAGTTTTCTCGAAGTAAAACGGCTGAGGACCCCGGCGCGCCGGGGTCACTGCATCGTTTTGATTCAAATTAGGCGACGACCTTGGCTTGCTATCAGCATCCGATCAAGATATAGTTTTGAATATCGGGATTTGCGGCCGCTTGCAGCCTTCAGAACTGCTAAAGTGCCATCGCGTGGTTGGTTTTCAGTTGGCTCATAGGAGCCGCTGCCGCGATTTAGCTTGATCAGAAACCCTGAAGCCGCTCTTGGCCCGTTGAGCCCAGAGCGGCTTTTTTGTTTGATGCGTCCAGCTGCTTCCCGGTGTGAGATTATTTTTCCACTTTCGTACGGGAGCGCGCGTTTGTCGCAGCGAAAAAAAATGAGTGCCAAGCCACACGCCAAAAGTCATCTGACCGAAAACTTGCCCAAGGCCAAGCCGGGCAATCCTGCCCCGCCCAACCACCGAAAAAACGGCGCACCGGCGGCGAAGCCGGCCGCTGCAAATGCTCATTCCGAACCGAATCCCGCGGACGCCTCGCCCGGTTCTTCAACTTTGGCGGTCCACGCCGGCGAAGATCGGCAAAAGGTGGCTCACTCGATTACCGATCCAATTTTTGTCGCTTCAACGTATACCTTCGCCGACACGCAATCGGTCATCAATTACATCGAGCAAAAACAACCCCGCGAGGAATACGGTCGCTATGGCAATCCCAGCGAGCGCGTCGTGGAGCGCAAATTGGCTGCTCTGGAAGGAGGCGAATCGGCGCTGCTGTTTTCCAGCGGCATGTCGGCGCTGGTGGCGCTGCTGTTGACCAAGCTCAACTCCGGCGATGAAGTGGTTTTTTTTGACGAATGCTACCATCGCAGTCGCGAATTTTGCAGCAAACATCTGTCCCGCTTCGGAGTCACCACACGCCAGGTCCCTGCCTGCAATTATGCGGCGATGGAAGCCGCCATCACGCCGCACACCAAATTATTGATCAGCGAATCCCCCACGAACCCGCACCTGAGCGTGGTCGATTTGGATCGTTTTGCCGAGTTGGGTAGTCGCCACAACGTGGAAACGCTGATCGATGCCACGTTGGGCACCCCCTTTAATATCCGGCCGTTGGTTGCGGGCATCGATTACGTACTGCATTCCGCCACAAAATATCTGGGTGGCCACAACGACTTACTTGCCGGCGCGCTGGTTGGCACTGCCGAAAAACTGGAACCGGTCCGCAAGTTACGCGGCATTACCGGAGCCGTCAATTCGCCGCATAACGTCTATTTGTTGGAGCGTGGACTTAAAACGTTCGAGCTGCGCATGCAGCGGCATAATGAAAACGGGCTGGCCGTGGCGCAGTTTTTGGCTGCCCACCCGCGAATCGAAAAAGTTTTTTACCCCGGCCTGCCTTCGCACCCATATTATGAGGTGGCCCAACGAACCATGCGCGGCTTCGGCGGCTTGGTGACGTTTTTGGTGCGCGATGCCGATTGGCAACAGACTGCCCGCATCGTCGATAGCGTGAAAATTCCGCGCATCGCTCCCAGCCTGGGCGGTGTGGAATCGCTCATTGAGCAGCCGCTGGTGATGAGCTACTTCGAATGCACCCCGGAAGAACGCCGGCAATTTGGCATTCCTGATAATATGATCCGCGTGGCCTGCGGCATCGAAAACCCGGAAGATTTGGTCGCCGATTTGAAGCAAGCGCTGGAAAGATGAACCATGCACTTCCGCACCCGTGCGATCCATATCGGTAACCAGCCGGACCCACATACCGGCGCCGTCGTGCCGCCGATTCATGTTTCGTCCACCTTTGTGCAGCCGGGGGCCGGTGTCTGGGGGCAGTTCGATTATACCCGCAGTGGCAATCCAACTCGCAAAGCCTTAGAAACCACGCTAGCCGATTTAGAAGGCGGTACTGGCGCCTTGGCTTTTTCATCCGGGATGGCGGCAACGCACTGCGTGACTATGCTCCTTTCCGCCGGCGATCATATTGTCGCGGGTTCAGATATTTACGGTGGCACGTATCGTCTATTGCATAAAATTGTCAACCGGGCCGGCATTTCCGTGTCGCTGGTCAACACGACGAATTTGAAAGCCCTGGAAGCGGCCCTGACACCGAACACCAAACTGTTGTGGATCGAGAGTCCCGGCAACCCGCTGCTTTCCATCACCGACATCGCCGCTTGCTCCGAAATTGCCAATCGACGCGGCCTGCTTTTGGGAGTTGACAATACGTTCGCCACCCCGGTCCTCACCCGACCGCTGGAATTGGGCGCCCATATCGTCATGCATTCCGCCACCAAATACGTTGGCGGCCACAGCGATTTGTTGGGCGGTGCTCTGGTGGTCCGGGAGAAAGAGCTGTTCGACCGGCTATACTTTATTCAAAATGCCACCGGTGCGGTGATGGGAACGTGGGAGGCGTTTCTTTGCTCTCGCGGATTGAAAACGCTGGAATTGCGGGTGCGCGAACAAAGTCGCACCGCACAACAACTCGCCGAGTGGCTTAGCCGGCATCCGAAAGTGAAACGTGTGTTGTATCCGGGGCTGCCCAGCAATTTGGGGCACGGCATCGCACAGCGCCAAATGCGCGGGGGATATGGGGCCATGCTCAGCTTTGACCTGGGCGACAATTTCGCCGCCGCCAAGCGTGTGGCCGAATCGACGAAGTTGTTTCAGCTGGCCGTGAGTTTGGGGGCTGTCGAATCGCTGATCGAACAGCCGGCTTCCATGTCGCACGCCAGTTACGATGCCGCTGATCGCAAAGCGCACGGCATTTCCGATGGACTGGTGCGTGTTTCCGTCGGTTTGGAAGCGTTCGAAGACTTGCGCGACGATCTTGATCAGGCCCTGGCGACGTGAATCGTGCCCAGTCTGTCGTCTCGAGTCGCTCCTGGGGACTCGTCCATTTTCGCCGTGCTTTCGGCTAGCTGCGC
Above is a window of Pirellulales bacterium DNA encoding:
- a CDS encoding carbonic anhydrase, whose product is MELHRLVAGVHQFQNNVFANQRKFFERLAETQSPPGLFITCADSRVNPNLITQTKPGELFILRNIGNIVPPFTPHTADGAAAAAIEYAATQLKVEFIIVCGHSRCGAVQGLLNLDGLSRMPSVRGWLANAESARRIVQENYTELPEDAKLNVAVQENVLCQLENLRTHPAVAVRMARGDLQIYGWVYKLETGEVFGFSPDAGQFVSLREHAPESTTPPRLDMASI
- a CDS encoding galactokinase family protein; its protein translation is MFETPTMEAVRKQVVSQYGLAPADVRVVVAPYRICPLGAHVDHQLGRVTAMTIDRAVNLAFAPSQNHEIRMTSLSFPGEVRFPLDRVPGKQPGDWGNYVRGAVKALSEKHALRKGIVGVTAGSLSEGGLSSSAAFGVACLMALEAVNGLGVSRHDNILLDQKIENEYLGLRNGILDQAAILLSRRGKLTCIDCRTQQHELLASAKNMAPFAILLAFSGLTKSLVTTDYNRRVDECAAAARILLEALGRPRMPPQLGNISPEEYAQHKHHLSGAESRRAEHFFTEIARVAQGIKAWQAGNLVEFGRLMTQSCASSIHNYECGAPPLVTLYELLISTPGVYGARFSGAGFRGCCVALVDRTTAEDIARHVERKYKETIPELAPHAGVLLCQSDDGARIV
- a CDS encoding PLP-dependent aspartate aminotransferase family protein, with protein sequence MSAKPHAKSHLTENLPKAKPGNPAPPNHRKNGAPAAKPAAANAHSEPNPADASPGSSTLAVHAGEDRQKVAHSITDPIFVASTYTFADTQSVINYIEQKQPREEYGRYGNPSERVVERKLAALEGGESALLFSSGMSALVALLLTKLNSGDEVVFFDECYHRSREFCSKHLSRFGVTTRQVPACNYAAMEAAITPHTKLLISESPTNPHLSVVDLDRFAELGSRHNVETLIDATLGTPFNIRPLVAGIDYVLHSATKYLGGHNDLLAGALVGTAEKLEPVRKLRGITGAVNSPHNVYLLERGLKTFELRMQRHNENGLAVAQFLAAHPRIEKVFYPGLPSHPYYEVAQRTMRGFGGLVTFLVRDADWQQTARIVDSVKIPRIAPSLGGVESLIEQPLVMSYFECTPEERRQFGIPDNMIRVACGIENPEDLVADLKQALER
- a CDS encoding PLP-dependent aspartate aminotransferase family protein → MHFRTRAIHIGNQPDPHTGAVVPPIHVSSTFVQPGAGVWGQFDYTRSGNPTRKALETTLADLEGGTGALAFSSGMAATHCVTMLLSAGDHIVAGSDIYGGTYRLLHKIVNRAGISVSLVNTTNLKALEAALTPNTKLLWIESPGNPLLSITDIAACSEIANRRGLLLGVDNTFATPVLTRPLELGAHIVMHSATKYVGGHSDLLGGALVVREKELFDRLYFIQNATGAVMGTWEAFLCSRGLKTLELRVREQSRTAQQLAEWLSRHPKVKRVLYPGLPSNLGHGIAQRQMRGGYGAMLSFDLGDNFAAAKRVAESTKLFQLAVSLGAVESLIEQPASMSHASYDAADRKAHGISDGLVRVSVGLEAFEDLRDDLDQALAT